Proteins from a genomic interval of Sphingopyxis sp. QXT-31:
- a CDS encoding AMP-binding protein translates to MIDGSMQDYPLTLNRFLDHAARWHGEAEVASAREDGSVARVSYAMLRERSMAISSLLAGFGIAQGDRVATLAWNSAAHVELWYAVMGMGAVCHTLNPRLTGPQLASMAVQSGAKILAASADLLPLAKLIAERAPGMERILLIDGAGEGGASVPVAALEDLIADAPGGAVWGDFAETAPAGLCFTSGTTGAPKGVTYTHRGSFLHTLRSLQADVMAFTGRDAVLAVVPMFHANAWGLPFALPAVGGKLVLPGRQADGASLARLIAAEGVTIGVGVPTVWLGLVEHLEAVGGELPSLKRLIVGGAPMAPALMARLESRIGVTVQTSWGMTELSPLGVIAPPGDPLRSAAVSGRPAIGVDLRLTDAGGTPLPEQRGGEGHLYVRGASVVDRYFGEEAPATDAEGWFPTGDLARIDARGNLIITGRAKDLIKSGGEWINPAEIEAVVGALPQVSLAAVIGRQDAKWGERPVLLVEMRGGEEIDDAELLAPLSGRVAPWWIPDAVVRLDAMPLAPTGKIDKIRLRNDYGAY, encoded by the coding sequence ATGATCGACGGTAGCATGCAGGATTATCCGCTGACGCTGAACCGCTTCCTCGACCATGCCGCACGCTGGCACGGCGAGGCCGAGGTCGCGAGCGCGCGCGAGGATGGCAGCGTGGCGCGCGTCAGCTATGCGATGCTGCGCGAACGCAGCATGGCGATCTCGTCTTTGCTCGCGGGCTTCGGGATCGCACAGGGCGACCGCGTCGCGACGCTGGCGTGGAACAGCGCGGCGCATGTCGAGCTCTGGTATGCGGTGATGGGCATGGGCGCGGTGTGCCACACGCTCAACCCGCGGCTGACCGGGCCGCAGCTCGCATCGATGGCGGTGCAGTCGGGGGCGAAGATCCTGGCCGCGAGCGCCGACCTGCTGCCGCTGGCCAAGCTGATCGCCGAGCGCGCGCCGGGGATGGAGCGGATATTGCTGATCGACGGTGCGGGCGAGGGTGGGGCGAGTGTGCCCGTCGCCGCGCTCGAAGACCTGATCGCCGATGCGCCGGGTGGGGCGGTGTGGGGCGATTTCGCCGAGACCGCGCCCGCCGGGCTCTGCTTCACCTCGGGCACAACCGGTGCGCCCAAGGGAGTGACCTACACCCATCGTGGCAGCTTCCTCCACACGCTGCGCTCCTTGCAAGCGGACGTCATGGCCTTCACCGGCCGCGATGCGGTGCTGGCGGTGGTGCCGATGTTCCACGCCAATGCCTGGGGCCTGCCCTTCGCGCTCCCCGCGGTCGGCGGCAAGCTGGTGCTGCCAGGGCGGCAGGCCGACGGGGCCAGCCTCGCGCGGTTGATTGCCGCGGAGGGCGTCACGATCGGGGTCGGGGTGCCGACGGTGTGGCTCGGGCTGGTCGAGCACCTCGAAGCAGTGGGCGGCGAATTGCCGTCGCTGAAGCGCCTGATCGTCGGCGGGGCGCCGATGGCGCCGGCGCTGATGGCGCGGCTCGAGAGCCGGATCGGAGTCACGGTGCAGACGAGCTGGGGGATGACCGAATTGTCGCCGCTCGGCGTCATCGCGCCGCCGGGCGACCCTTTGCGCAGCGCTGCGGTTTCGGGGCGGCCGGCGATCGGCGTCGACCTGCGGCTGACCGATGCGGGCGGCACGCCGCTGCCCGAACAGCGCGGCGGCGAGGGGCATTTGTATGTGCGCGGCGCGTCGGTGGTCGACCGCTATTTCGGCGAGGAGGCGCCCGCGACCGATGCCGAGGGCTGGTTCCCGACCGGCGACCTCGCGCGGATCGACGCCAGGGGCAATCTGATCATCACCGGCCGCGCCAAGGATCTGATCAAATCGGGTGGCGAATGGATCAACCCCGCCGAGATCGAGGCGGTGGTCGGGGCGCTGCCGCAGGTGTCGCTGGCGGCCGTCATCGGGCGGCAGGATGCCAAATGGGGCGAGCGCCCGGTGCTGCTGGTCGAGATGCGCGGTGGCGAGGAGATCGACGACGCCGAATTGCTCGCGCCGCTAAGTGGACGCGTGGCGCCGTGGTGGATCCCCGACGCCGTCGTGCGGCTCGACGCCATGCCGCTGGCGCCGACGGGAAAAATCGATAAGATTCGGCTCAGGAACGACTATGGAGCCTATTGA
- a CDS encoding SDR family NAD(P)-dependent oxidoreductase, with product MTTSEPDSPLGGRVAIVTGAGGGLGRAHAHYLASQGASVVVNDLALEPAEAVAREIAAAGGTALAVAGSVTDEAAVAAMVAEVLDRWGRIDILINNAGILRDKSFAKMSLDDFRLVVDVHLVGAAICCKAVWEVMRAQQYGRIVMTTSSSGLWGNFGQANYGAAKMALVGLMQTLAIEGEKYGICVNALAPTAATQMTEGVLADESLAALDPALVSPALLLLVADAAPTRTILCAGAGHFAAAEIGLSQGLYIGAGADAGQRLIEALPQVTERDGAIIPAYGFTQAEREVASAAAARDRALA from the coding sequence ATGACGACATCGGAACCGGATTCGCCGCTAGGCGGCCGCGTGGCGATCGTGACGGGTGCCGGGGGTGGGCTCGGCCGGGCGCATGCGCATTATCTGGCAAGCCAGGGCGCGTCGGTGGTCGTCAACGATCTGGCGCTCGAGCCTGCCGAGGCTGTGGCGCGTGAGATCGCGGCGGCGGGCGGCACCGCGCTCGCGGTCGCGGGTTCGGTGACCGACGAGGCCGCGGTCGCGGCGATGGTGGCCGAGGTGCTCGATCGCTGGGGCCGGATCGACATATTGATCAACAACGCCGGCATCCTGCGCGACAAGAGCTTCGCCAAGATGAGCCTCGACGATTTCCGGCTGGTGGTCGACGTCCACCTGGTCGGCGCGGCGATCTGTTGCAAGGCGGTGTGGGAGGTCATGCGGGCCCAGCAATATGGCCGCATCGTGATGACCACCTCCTCGTCGGGGCTGTGGGGCAATTTCGGCCAGGCCAATTATGGCGCGGCGAAGATGGCGCTCGTCGGGCTGATGCAGACGCTGGCGATCGAGGGCGAGAAATATGGCATATGCGTCAACGCGCTTGCGCCGACCGCGGCGACGCAGATGACCGAAGGCGTGCTGGCGGACGAGAGCCTCGCGGCGCTCGATCCCGCGCTGGTCAGTCCCGCGCTGCTGCTGCTCGTCGCCGACGCGGCGCCGACGCGGACGATCCTGTGTGCGGGGGCGGGGCACTTCGCGGCGGCCGAGATCGGCCTGTCGCAGGGCCTGTATATCGGCGCGGGCGCCGATGCGGGGCAGCGGCTGATCGAGGCTTTGCCGCAGGTGACGGAGCGCGACGGCGCGATCATCCCCGCCTATGGCTTCACCCAGGCCGAGCGCGAGGTGGCGAGCGCTGCGGCGGCGCGCGACCGCGCGCTGGCATAG
- a CDS encoding TonB-dependent receptor — translation MTKYRFAIASSFALATMLAAAPVHAQETPAAATAEGEDDGIIVVTARKRDETLSDVPIAVTAITGDTLVARGFNSVREAAVLSPGLNINSDGSGRAFVSIRGVGVTLVQSVQPGVGLFIDGIYQPNTAYLNNPLVDVDRIEVLRGPQGTLYGKNTLGGAINVITRQPGNDLEVRANGSYAGPDDSWMVSGSVSGPVIEDVLAVRVATAHREQDGFLTNVILNEDANPLNTDSLNGTIRFTPGDAMTFTVKGYYDWVDGVNTPYARVTGPRDYSRDIQFNALQRVKFRYRGVNAKLELPIESIGSTLALIGSYDARSGRAADNDVDFGPLNIARSTGSDELRTKTVELRLDSQWSDQFSSLFGLFYSRENTRALDVTNIIPFGLVRTTTNRTSADTYAAFGTLFWKPTDAWEVALGLRYDRENRAANGTVLINGAGGPLPEARIKSNEWQPKLTVTRKWDNGLMTYASVARGYRGGGFNAPTAPFRTYQGDSAWTYEVGAKYAAPSFNLSGAVFYNDYKDYIGLNSIAPANGGGLVTVDLNTGDVESYGLELEAMVRPVQAWTLRGSLTLMHARLTNTDAYTATTDRVLSSDRLTFQPDWLASFSSDYRIETGGDSDLTLSAGLVGKGKRLAATLNETTPTFLDSYWLTNASIAYRTGPVEVALFGNNIFNTEYFESYIDKTTLQLANLPASDLGITGDRRRYGVRASLKF, via the coding sequence ATGACCAAATATCGTTTCGCCATTGCCTCGTCGTTCGCGCTTGCCACCATGCTCGCCGCGGCGCCCGTCCATGCGCAGGAAACGCCCGCCGCGGCGACTGCCGAGGGCGAGGATGACGGCATCATCGTCGTCACGGCGCGCAAGCGCGACGAGACGCTGAGCGACGTGCCGATCGCGGTCACAGCGATCACCGGCGACACGCTGGTCGCGCGCGGCTTCAATTCGGTGCGCGAGGCGGCGGTGCTGTCGCCGGGGCTCAACATCAACAGCGACGGCAGCGGCCGCGCCTTCGTCTCGATCCGCGGTGTCGGCGTCACGCTGGTGCAGAGCGTGCAGCCCGGCGTCGGCCTGTTCATCGACGGCATCTATCAGCCGAACACCGCCTATCTCAACAACCCGCTGGTCGACGTCGACCGGATCGAGGTGCTGCGCGGGCCGCAGGGTACGCTGTACGGCAAGAATACGCTCGGCGGCGCGATCAATGTCATCACGCGCCAGCCGGGCAACGACCTCGAAGTGCGCGCGAACGGCAGCTATGCCGGCCCCGACGACAGCTGGATGGTGTCCGGCTCGGTTTCGGGCCCGGTGATCGAGGATGTGCTGGCGGTCCGCGTCGCCACGGCGCACCGCGAACAGGACGGGTTCCTCACCAACGTCATCCTGAACGAGGATGCCAATCCGCTGAACACCGACTCGCTCAATGGCACGATCCGCTTCACCCCGGGCGATGCGATGACCTTCACTGTGAAGGGCTATTACGACTGGGTCGACGGCGTGAACACGCCCTATGCCCGCGTCACCGGCCCGCGCGACTATTCGCGCGACATCCAGTTCAACGCGCTGCAGCGGGTGAAATTCCGCTATCGCGGCGTCAACGCCAAGCTCGAGCTGCCGATCGAGTCGATCGGTTCGACGCTGGCGCTGATCGGCTCCTATGATGCGCGCAGCGGTCGCGCCGCGGACAATGACGTCGATTTCGGTCCGCTCAACATCGCGCGCTCGACCGGCAGCGACGAGCTGCGCACCAAAACCGTTGAGCTTCGCCTCGACAGTCAATGGTCGGACCAATTCTCGTCGCTGTTCGGGCTGTTCTACAGCCGCGAGAACACGCGCGCGCTCGACGTCACCAACATCATCCCCTTCGGGCTGGTCCGCACGACGACCAACCGAACGAGCGCCGACACCTATGCCGCGTTCGGCACCCTGTTCTGGAAACCGACCGACGCGTGGGAAGTCGCGCTGGGTCTGCGCTACGATCGCGAAAACCGCGCCGCCAACGGCACGGTGCTGATCAACGGCGCCGGCGGTCCGCTGCCCGAGGCGCGGATAAAGTCGAACGAATGGCAGCCGAAGCTGACAGTCACGCGCAAATGGGACAATGGCCTGATGACCTATGCCTCGGTCGCGCGCGGCTATCGCGGCGGCGGCTTCAACGCCCCGACCGCGCCCTTCCGCACCTATCAGGGCGACTCGGCCTGGACGTACGAGGTCGGTGCCAAATATGCCGCGCCCAGCTTCAACCTGTCGGGCGCGGTCTTCTACAATGATTACAAGGACTATATCGGCCTGAACTCGATCGCGCCGGCGAACGGCGGCGGGCTGGTCACGGTCGATCTCAACACCGGCGACGTCGAAAGCTATGGCCTCGAACTCGAAGCGATGGTGCGGCCGGTGCAGGCATGGACGCTCCGCGGTAGCCTGACGCTGATGCACGCGCGGCTCACCAACACCGACGCCTATACCGCGACCACCGACCGCGTGCTGTCGTCGGACCGGCTGACCTTTCAGCCGGACTGGCTCGCGAGCTTTTCGAGCGACTATCGCATCGAGACCGGCGGCGACAGCGATCTGACCTTGAGCGCAGGGCTGGTCGGCAAGGGCAAGCGGCTCGCCGCGACGCTGAACGAGACGACGCCGACCTTCCTCGACAGCTATTGGCTGACCAATGCGTCGATCGCGTACCGCACCGGGCCGGTCGAGGTCGCCTTGTTCGGGAACAACATCTTCAACACCGAATATTTCGAAAGCTACATCGACAAGACGACGCTCCAGCTGGCGAACCTGCCGGCTTCGGATCTCGGCATCACTGGCGACCGCCGCCGTTACGGCGTGCGCGCCAGCCTGAAGTTCTGA
- a CDS encoding SDR family NAD(P)-dependent oxidoreductase, with protein sequence MYLDKLRLDGRTAFVTGGAQGIGLCAADALAEAGARVTIADRDAAALERTVSELAAKGYTVPAEQLDVTDSAAVTAAADAMLAREGRIDVLVNNAGIARSETAAEDVADEHWLNVLDVNLNGSFWCARAFGRHMLAAGQGSIVNVGSMSGVIVNRPQPQSYYNASKAAVHQLTRSLAAEWAPRGVRVNAVAPTYIATPLNAFADKEGEMYKRWIDGTPQARLGEPEEVAAVILFLASDMASLMTGSIVLADGGYSCW encoded by the coding sequence ATGTATCTCGACAAATTGCGCCTCGATGGGCGCACCGCCTTCGTCACGGGCGGGGCGCAAGGGATCGGCCTTTGTGCTGCAGACGCGCTCGCCGAGGCCGGGGCGCGGGTGACGATCGCCGATCGCGATGCCGCAGCACTCGAACGCACGGTCTCCGAGCTCGCGGCCAAGGGTTACACCGTCCCTGCCGAGCAGCTCGACGTCACCGACAGCGCGGCGGTCACCGCCGCCGCCGATGCGATGCTCGCGCGCGAGGGGCGGATCGACGTCCTGGTCAACAACGCCGGAATCGCGCGCAGCGAAACCGCGGCCGAGGATGTCGCCGACGAGCATTGGCTCAATGTGCTCGACGTCAATCTCAACGGCAGCTTCTGGTGCGCGCGCGCTTTCGGGCGGCACATGCTGGCGGCGGGGCAGGGGAGCATCGTCAACGTCGGATCGATGTCGGGCGTCATCGTCAACCGCCCGCAGCCGCAAAGCTATTATAATGCGTCGAAAGCGGCGGTGCACCAGCTGACCAGGAGCCTCGCCGCCGAATGGGCGCCGCGCGGCGTGCGCGTCAATGCGGTCGCGCCGACCTATATCGCGACCCCGCTCAATGCCTTCGCCGACAAGGAGGGGGAGATGTATAAGCGCTGGATCGACGGCACTCCGCAGGCGCGGCTCGGCGAGCCCGAGGAGGTCGCCGCGGTGATCCTGTTCCTGGCGTCGGACATGGCGAGTTTGATGACGGGAAGCATCGTGCTGGCCGATGGTGGGTATAGTTGTTGGTGA
- a CDS encoding carboxylesterase/lipase family protein, producing MTDATPTDPIARTEAGQLRGRADGGIVRYLGIPYAAPPQRFELPQPVAAWDGVRDAVDPGPTAPHVIRDFPAIDIAPLVGSGSDGGDGDYLRVNVWAPKDAKAAPVMVFIHGGGFVVGSKDAPVSDGSEFARSGVVCVAINYRLGIDGFLPVPDVPTNLGLRDMIFALGWVQRNIAAFGGDPANVTVFGESAGAMAIADLVTSPLTKGLFARAIVESGHGAMVRDVAVAQRLVKKLAKLLKVSPDADGFRSVPHAAATAAIEKLGKPWAIDLRDADGREPVYGISRFIPVYGDDVLPEKPHDALRKGAGSDVEVLIGSNTEEMNLYFVPTGVKRKIGGLFARWLLGRSMPDAKGALLAYGYKQKGVRPGQALTDAMNDLVFRWPARQYAAAHRGKTWMYEFDWRSPACGGELGACHGIELPFVFKTLATATGPKGLAGEAPPQDLSERVHKIWVGFARDGSLPWAEFGADRQVYQLERGEAISEPVMPAAAFVPE from the coding sequence ATGACCGACGCGACTCCGACCGATCCGATCGCCCGAACCGAGGCGGGCCAACTGCGCGGCCGCGCCGACGGGGGCATCGTCCGCTATCTCGGCATTCCGTATGCCGCGCCGCCGCAGCGCTTCGAACTGCCGCAGCCGGTCGCCGCATGGGACGGGGTGCGCGATGCGGTCGATCCGGGGCCGACCGCGCCGCATGTGATCCGTGACTTTCCCGCGATCGACATCGCGCCTCTCGTCGGCAGCGGTTCGGACGGCGGCGACGGCGATTATCTGCGCGTCAATGTCTGGGCGCCGAAGGACGCCAAGGCCGCGCCGGTGATGGTCTTCATCCACGGCGGCGGCTTCGTGGTCGGCAGCAAGGATGCGCCGGTCAGCGACGGATCCGAATTCGCGCGTTCGGGCGTGGTTTGCGTCGCGATCAACTATCGGCTGGGGATCGACGGTTTCCTGCCCGTGCCGGACGTGCCGACCAATCTGGGGCTGCGCGACATGATCTTCGCGCTCGGCTGGGTGCAGCGCAATATCGCGGCCTTCGGCGGCGATCCGGCGAATGTCACAGTCTTCGGCGAGAGCGCGGGGGCGATGGCGATCGCCGACCTCGTCACCTCGCCGCTGACGAAGGGGCTGTTCGCGCGCGCGATCGTCGAGAGCGGCCATGGCGCGATGGTGCGCGATGTCGCGGTGGCGCAGCGGCTGGTGAAGAAGCTCGCCAAGCTGCTCAAGGTCAGCCCCGACGCCGACGGGTTCCGTAGCGTGCCGCACGCGGCGGCGACGGCCGCGATCGAGAAGCTCGGCAAGCCCTGGGCGATCGACCTGCGTGATGCGGATGGGCGCGAGCCGGTCTATGGGATCAGCCGCTTCATCCCCGTCTACGGCGACGATGTGCTGCCAGAGAAACCGCACGATGCTTTGCGCAAGGGGGCGGGAAGCGACGTGGAGGTGCTGATCGGCAGTAATACCGAGGAGATGAACCTTTATTTCGTGCCTACGGGCGTGAAGCGGAAGATCGGCGGGCTGTTCGCGCGTTGGCTGCTCGGGCGCTCGATGCCCGACGCCAAGGGAGCGTTGCTCGCTTATGGCTACAAGCAGAAGGGTGTGCGGCCGGGACAAGCGCTGACCGACGCAATGAACGACCTCGTCTTCCGCTGGCCCGCGCGACAATATGCCGCGGCGCACCGGGGCAAGACGTGGATGTACGAGTTCGACTGGCGCTCGCCCGCTTGCGGGGGCGAGCTGGGCGCGTGCCACGGGATCGAGCTGCCTTTCGTGTTTAAGACGCTGGCGACTGCGACGGGCCCCAAGGGGTTGGCAGGTGAGGCACCGCCGCAGGATCTTTCCGAGCGGGTGCATAAGATCTGGGTCGGCTTTGCGCGCGATGGATCACTGCCGTGGGCCGAGTTTGGCGCCGACCGGCAGGTCTACCAGCTGGAACGCGGCGAAGCGATTTCCGAGCCGGTGATGCCAGCCGCCGCCTTCGTTCCGGAGTAG
- a CDS encoding TetR/AcrR family transcriptional regulator, which produces MEQAKVRKRSTKAEQRAETIEQMLDEAEYLFSKHGLHGVTLKDVAKRVGVHHTLLNYYFEDKKSLFDAVFARRAVVTSERRMKALDDYEKAAGSKPTVEGALHAFLDTDLDLYIHGGEGWKNYGALGALVANTPEWGADLMDSHFDPVVLRLIDLLKKALPDCAERDIFWGYHFVTGALMVTLARTGRIDKLSGGVCKSEDFEAIKARMASFMAAGFLQICKPA; this is translated from the coding sequence GTGGAACAGGCGAAGGTGCGGAAGCGGTCGACCAAGGCCGAACAGCGCGCCGAGACGATCGAGCAGATGCTCGACGAGGCCGAATATCTTTTTTCGAAGCATGGCTTGCACGGCGTGACGCTGAAGGATGTCGCGAAGCGCGTCGGCGTGCACCACACTTTGCTGAACTATTATTTCGAGGACAAGAAGAGCCTGTTCGACGCGGTCTTCGCGCGGCGCGCGGTGGTGACGAGTGAGCGGCGGATGAAGGCGCTCGACGATTATGAGAAGGCCGCGGGCAGCAAACCGACGGTCGAGGGTGCGCTGCACGCCTTTCTCGACACCGACCTCGACCTGTATATCCACGGCGGCGAGGGGTGGAAGAATTACGGCGCGCTTGGCGCGCTGGTTGCGAACACCCCCGAATGGGGCGCCGATCTGATGGACAGCCATTTCGATCCGGTGGTGCTGCGGCTGATCGACCTGCTCAAGAAGGCGCTGCCCGACTGCGCCGAGCGCGATATCTTCTGGGGCTATCATTTCGTCACCGGGGCGCTGATGGTCACGCTAGCGCGGACCGGGCGCATCGACAAATTGTCGGGCGGCGTGTGCAAGTCCGAGGATTTCGAAGCGATCAAGGCGCGCATGGCCTCGTTCATGGCCGCGGGTTTCCTGCAGATCTGCAAGCCGGCCTGA